In a genomic window of Paramicrobacterium chengjingii:
- a CDS encoding ABC transporter substrate-binding protein, with protein MRTKNPTHIRIFKVGAVVASIAMLMTACASAEQAKGKQSGGDAEYYKAAVAEAKAIADGKDLNKSLEMVGLNSGGDGQALQELYKAFTEGTGVSVKYTGAPDVNNIVQSRLQAGNPPDVADLSLGIGLSYAKDGDTIDLSDAFGDELNENFSEEALENTSVDGKVFGIYQGFNNFMLWYNPETYSGPESPTSWEQIKDWTTEQADEGNPVWCAAQNAGAQSGFPGAQFLENIFLKKYGPELYREWGEGGLPWTSPEVKDAFEEFGAMIGTDDNVAGGVSGILSTQIATGYNGLTSDPASCQAILWGAWVPGYLGDTVRPGENLDFYRVPATNEEFADYELFQSSASVGFTDNDTTKAFLQFISSTPAQTYLASLGRWPVANKNVASDAYPTTILKKISEEYFGSSGTKPAIGPNALADPETQNAYWKGVVTYLQNPSQLDDVLKTIQAASEE; from the coding sequence ATGAGGACGAAAAACCCGACACACATTCGCATCTTCAAAGTCGGAGCAGTGGTGGCATCCATTGCAATGCTGATGACCGCTTGCGCCTCCGCCGAGCAGGCGAAAGGCAAGCAGAGCGGTGGTGACGCCGAATATTACAAAGCGGCCGTTGCAGAAGCCAAAGCGATCGCAGACGGCAAAGATCTCAACAAGTCCCTGGAGATGGTCGGTCTGAACAGCGGTGGTGACGGGCAGGCGCTCCAGGAGCTTTATAAGGCTTTCACAGAGGGCACAGGGGTAAGCGTCAAGTACACAGGAGCCCCCGATGTCAACAACATCGTCCAGTCGCGATTGCAAGCGGGGAATCCACCCGACGTTGCCGATCTTTCGCTCGGGATCGGGCTCAGCTATGCGAAGGACGGCGACACAATCGACCTCAGCGATGCCTTCGGCGACGAACTGAACGAGAATTTCAGCGAAGAAGCACTCGAGAACACCTCGGTCGACGGAAAGGTCTTCGGCATCTACCAAGGGTTCAACAACTTCATGCTCTGGTATAACCCCGAGACGTATTCGGGACCGGAATCCCCAACGTCATGGGAGCAGATCAAGGACTGGACAACCGAGCAGGCAGACGAGGGCAATCCGGTCTGGTGTGCCGCGCAGAACGCGGGTGCACAAAGTGGGTTTCCCGGTGCGCAGTTTCTCGAGAATATCTTTCTGAAGAAGTACGGCCCCGAGCTCTATCGCGAGTGGGGCGAGGGGGGATTGCCCTGGACCAGCCCCGAAGTGAAGGACGCTTTCGAGGAGTTTGGCGCGATGATCGGCACGGATGACAACGTGGCTGGCGGCGTCTCAGGAATTCTTTCGACTCAGATTGCCACCGGATACAACGGACTCACCTCTGACCCGGCGAGCTGCCAGGCGATCCTCTGGGGCGCGTGGGTGCCTGGATATCTCGGCGACACGGTGAGGCCAGGTGAGAACCTCGACTTTTATCGAGTGCCTGCGACGAATGAGGAATTCGCTGACTACGAGCTGTTTCAATCCTCGGCAAGCGTCGGATTCACAGACAACGACACAACCAAGGCATTTCTGCAGTTCATCTCGTCAACTCCGGCACAAACGTACCTCGCATCGCTTGGGCGCTGGCCAGTGGCGAACAAAAACGTAGCGAGCGATGCGTACCCAACAACGATTCTGAAGAAAATCTCTGAAGAGTACTTCGGTTCAAGCGGGACAAAGCCGGCGATCGGTCCTAATGCGTTGGCCGACCCTGAAACGCAGAATGCTTACTGGAAGGGCGTCGTGACGTACTTGCAGAACCCGTCACAGCTGGATGACGTTCTCAAGACGATCCAAGCTGCGTCCGAAGAGTAA